Sequence from the Gloeocapsa sp. PCC 73106 genome:
AATCCCACAGGAGATACAACAGTAGAACCCAATGAGACGGCGATTCTCACTCTAAGTACTGGTACAGGTTATAGCGTGGGAAGTCCTAACGCAGCTACTGGTACTATTACTAACGATGATGCAACTACTAATAATCGCCTCGCTAGCATTGTCGCTAGAATAGAAGCAGTCTCTAGCGCCAATCAAGGTATATTTGGTGTTAGTTCAGCTTTGAATGATATCCTTACTGAATTAAATACTAATTTTATGGCTGTGAGTAATTCTGATTTGTAGTCAAGCTAAATATTATGCGCTTAATTAAATTAAAATTGCCACAGAACATTAGGGTTACACTTTATCAAGATACCCATTATCAAGGTGAACAAATCACTTTTGAACCAGGTGGTTACCCTTGTTTATCAGATTATCATTTCAATGACGAAACTTACTCAGTTTGTGTTGAGGCACCGCCATAAACAAAAAAGAAGTGCGATCGCCGATCTTGTGGTGGGTTGGGTAGACGAAAGGAAACCCAATACCCTCGGAACCAAGATTAAATGCGGTAGGATGGGCATTGGATAGATTTTCTAGATTGCCGTGAGCGAAACCGTCTATATTGAAACCAGTGTTATTGGTTATCTGACAGCCAGATCGACCCAAAATTTGGTTATTGCTGGTAATATCGAAACGACAAGGGACTGGTGGCAAAATCGCCGTGATGATTTTGTTCTCTATATTTCACAGGTTGTTGTAGATGAAGTCACTAAGGGGGATACAGAGATTGCTTTGAAAAGGTTGGAAATTCTCAATGGATTGCCTTTAGTTGAACTCAATCAAGCTGTACGCAACTTGTCAGCCCAGTTTCTTATGCGAAGCAACCTTCCTCCCAAAGCTTCTGATGATGCGGTTCACATTGCGGCGGCGACTGTCCACGGGCTAGATTACTTGTTAACATGGAACTGTAAACATATTGCCAACGCTCAAATTCAGAGGAAGTTGGCAGAAATTAGTCTTGATTTGGGATACGAGTTACCCATAATTTGTACTCCTTACGAACTCTTAGGAGATTAAACGATGTGGCAAGATGAAATTCTAGATGAAATCCATAAGTTTCGGGAAGAACACGCTAAATCCTTTAACTACGATTTGGATGCGATGTTCTTAGATTGGCAAAAAAAACAAGCAGAAAGTGGCAGGCAATTAGTCAGCTTACCACCAAAGCAAGGTCTGCCTACCGCAGAACAGGCTTTTGCCTGCGTTAGAGTTTGCCAAATGCTCTCAAATGGGTATCAGCCTATCCATGTGTTTCGGTACAATCCAAATACCAAGACGGTCTTCATTCTTGCTGGTGTGACTGAGAGCTGGGAAATTTTGGTTTTCTCAAGTGGAAAATGGAGATTTAACGATGACCAAACCTAACTTTAGCCGAATGTCTCGCCAAGAACTGAGAGCATATATCCTGGCACATCGAGACGACGATGAGGCTATCGAAGCGCTGATTAGAATGGGAAATCCCAATAGTCCAGTCTACCCGTTTCCTCAAACTGATGAGGACTTGAAAGCAATGGAAGAAATTCTCAAAAGAAAGCTTGGTAGCAGTGGAGGCGCGGTCTAATCCTGTTTTAGCTTGACGGTAACCCTGCTCTAACTCTTCAACCCTCAGATGGGGAACTAAACTAATTCGTTTTGGCTTAAGTTATGGTTTGCATTCATTACTTTGTATAGCGATAGACAGGTAGGTTAGGACACATAAGTTATCGTTTTAGGGAACAGGGAACAGGGAAGAATAGGGAGTAGGAAAAGGTGTCCTAATAGTAATGGCGACTGCTATATATTTGGTGTTAGTTCAGCTTTGAATGATATCCTCACTGAATTAAATACGAATTTTATGGCTGTGAGTAATTCTGATTTGACGTCAATTCTTTGAGATTAATTGCTTGGTGTATTTATCTAAGGAGCTAAATATTGTGCGCTTAATTAAAGGAATTAAAAAGGGTAAAACAATCGAATTATTAGAGGAAATTGAGATTCCTGATGGTCAGGAGATTCTCATTGGTGTTCAACCTTTTGAAACGCTAACTTTAAGGGAAAAGCGCCCTTCGGGGTTATGCGAAGGAGAATTTGTCGTTCCCTGCGACTTTGATTCCCCATTACCAGAAGAAATTTTACAAGCTTTTGAAGCAGGAGCATGAATTTTCTTTTAGATACCCATATATTTCTGTGGTTTATTAACAATGATACTCAATTACCTAATAATTGGCGTAGTTTAATTGAAGAATGCAGCAATGAAGTTTATTTAAGCGTAGTTTCACTCTGGGAGGTGATTCTTAAATATCAGTTGGGAAAGTTAACATTTCCAGAATCTCCTGAAGTGTATCTTCCTAAACAGCGAGGTCGTCATTTAATCACTAATCTGGATTTAGATGAAAAAAGTGTAATTCAATTAATAAAGTTACCACCATTACATCGAGATCCCTTTGATAGAATGTTGATAGCTCAAGCGATGGAACATAGATTAATTTTAATCACCGTTGATTCTGCTATTAAAGCATATTTGGTAGAAGGATTATTACTACTACCAAAAGAGTAAACCAATTAAATATGAATTTAATGGCTGTCAATTCAAAAGAAGTGCGATCGCTTTTTAATCTGTCCCTTTGGCTTTCAACTTCGGGACTAGGTGTTATAAAATTCCTACAAAATGTAGTGGACCATGACCGCTAATTAACTCGATAATCAAAGCGATAAAACCAACCATAGCTAAGCGACCGTTCCACACCTCTGCGGTGGTGGTCATTCCCCATTGCCAACGTTCTTGGGGATACATTTTCATGTTTTTAACTGGATGAGTGACTTGAGCAAAAGTACAGGGTTCCGTTTCTAGCGCTTCGGTCACCAAATTAGCCAAAGCATTGATAAACTTAGTATGGGTGTTGAGAGCTGGAACTCGAGCAAAGTTTGTTATTCCTGCTTCGTGAGCGACTTCTCGGTATTCAATATCAATTTCTTGTAGAGTTTCGATATGTTCTGAGACAAAACTAATAGGAACAACCAGCAAATCTTTAATTCCTTGACTTCCAAGTTCTTTGAGAGCATCTTCGGTATAAGGTTTTAGCCACTCTACTGGACCGACTCGGCTTTGATAAGCTAAAGTGTAGTTATTGGGTCGATTTAAGGTCGCCATGACTAGTTTAGTACACTCTTCTATCTCTCGCTGATAGGGATCTCCTGCTTCTTCTACGTAACTTTGAGGTACACCGTGAGCGCTGAAAAAGATATGAACTCCTTCGGGATGAGAAAATTGGTCTAATTCAGCTTTGATTAAATCCGTCATTGCTTCTAGATAGCCTTGATGATTATACCAAGAAGGAATCAAAGTGTACTCTATTTGCTTTAAGCTTGGATCTTGGGACCACATCTCTTCTAGAATGCGGAAACTTGAACCACTGGTACTTATGGAAAATTGAGGGTACAAGGGAAAGATAACTAGTTTGGTGATTTGATCATTTTTGATTCTAGCGATCGCTTCTTCTGTATAAGGATGCCAATAACGCATCCCTACGTATACTTTAGCTTCTTGACCGTGACTTCCTAAAACTTCTTCTAAAGCTTCCCCTTGAGCTTCGGTAATCCGACGCAGAGGAGACCCGCCACCGATTTCTAAATAGTTTTTTTGAGATTTTTCAGCTCTTAAACTCGATATTAACCAAGCTAGTGGTTGTTGTAACCAAGGAAATGGTATACGAATGATTTCTGGATCAGAAAATAGATTATATAAGAAAGGGCGAACGTCCTCTAGTTGATCAGGACCACCCAAGTTCAATAAAAGAACCCCAACACGGCTCATAGTTTTAATAACTTACTAAAATTTTCAGATTCTTCACTAAGTTTAACAATATTTTTGTTGTTATGTTAAGAATATTTTATTTTCCTTAGGAGATGATCATTGGCTACCATTTTGAGACGCTGGAGTTATCAATATCCGCCTCTTTACGACTCTATTTCGGGTTTAGCTGCCCTTCCTTTGGGGGGGAATTCTCGATTTCGCCGTTTAGCTCTTACAGACTTATCGATACAACCTGATACTCAAGTGTTGGATCTTTGTTGCGGTTCGGGTCAAACTACAGGAATCCTAACCCAATTTTCCCATAATGTCACGGGTTTAGATATTTCTCCCGTAGCTCTTGCTAGAGCTCAACAGAAAGTGCCTCAAGCCAAGTATATAGAGGGATTAGCTCAAGCTATTCCTGTAGGGGATCAGCAATTTGATTTAGTTCATACTAGTGTCGCTTTACATGAAATGACTCAAACTGAGTTGACGCAAATTTTCGCCGAAGTGTATCGAGTTTTAAAACCAGGAGGAATATTTGCTTTTATAGATTTACATCCTCCTACTAACTGGTTATTTTGGCCCCCCTTGGCTATTTTTTGTTGGTTGTTTGAAACCGAAACAGCTTGGGAATTATTAAATACCGATTTAGCTGCTAAGTTAGAATCTGCAGGTTTTAATGTCTTGCTCCAACAACTGTATCTTGGTGGTAGCTTACAAGTCAGTCAAAGTCAAAAAAAGAAATAAATGATTAATAAAGGATTATTACGACCTAATTTGGTCTTAGAAGGCAGTATTTTGCGTCTTGACGCCAAGATTATTGACAAGTATCAACTGAAGGGTTTAATCTTGGACGTAGACGATACCCTAGTACCCCTACAGGGGACAGATGTATCCCCAGAAATACTCACTTGGCTAGAAACAATTCGAGATAAAGTAGTCATTTGGTTAGTTAGTAATAACCTCAGTCGCAATCGCATCAGTCGTATTGCGAATACCCTTGACTTACCCTATCTTTTTGGCGCGGTTAAACCCTCCCGCAGAAAACTCAAGCAGGTACTAGATATCATGAATTTAAAGCCCGAAGAAGTGGCTATGGTGGGCGATCGCTTTTTTACAGACGTTTTAGCTGGTAATCGTTTGGGTATGTTTACCATCTTAGTAGAGCCTATATCCCACCCTCACAGTAAACCCAATCCCTTTTATTTACGCAATCTAGAAGTGTTGTTCCTGCAACTGTTGGGACTGTCGTTTCCAGGGGCGGAACAAAACTTAACAAAACAGGATAAATCCTCATAAATCTAAATCTTAAGAAAACATTACGAAATAAATCGTTAGAAAAAACCTATGTGATGATTATTTCATAAATAAAAATGAGGTCAGCTAATATAAAGACCTTAAACATAGTAAGCTAACACAAACAGGGCGTGAGGCTCCTTCTGATAAAGGTGCTAACGCTCCTAATTTTTTTGGGAGAAAAATATTGTAAGTTAATGAGTCAGCCCCAAACCCTCGTGATTAAAATTGGGACATCGAGTCTCAGTGAAAGCACAAACGGCAAACTCGCACTTTCCACTATCGCCGCCTTAGTAGAAACTCTTACCCGCTTACGTTATCAAGGATACAGGGTAGTTCTAGTCTCATCAGGCGCTGTGGGAATCGGCTGTAGTCGCTTGAATATCCAAGAAAGACCGCGCAAAATGGCAAAAAAACAAGCAGTAGCTGCCGTAGGACAAGGGCGTCTCATGCGTGTCTATGATGATTTATTTAGTAGTCTGGAACAACCCATAGCTCAAATCTTGCTTACGCGTCGGGATATGATCGAGCGAAACTCTTATGTCAATATTTTTAATACCTTTCAAGAACTGTTCGAACTGGGAGTAATCGCGATCGTCAATGAAAACGATACGGTAGCGATCGATGAACTAAAATTTGGCGATAATGATACGCTTTCAGCCTTGGTGGCGAGTTTAATCGAAGCAGACTGGTTATTTATCTTAACCGATGTAGATCGACTCTATTCGGCTGATCCCCGAGTCTTTCCCACGGCTAAACCGATAACCCTCGTCAATACAGAAGATTTTGCTCAGTTAGAAGTAAACGCAGGGAATAAAGGCTCTCAGTGGGGTACAGGGGGTATGGCAACTAAATTGAGCGCCGCGCGCATTGCTACAAGCGCAGGAGTAAGAACGGTAATTACTCAAGGAAAATACCCAGAGAATATCTTAAAAATTTTACAGGGAGAACCAATAGGAACCCAATTTGAACCCGCTAGTCGTGGCGAAAGGGCTCGTAAACGCTGGATAGCTAACGGTTTAGTGCCACTAGGTAAATTATATCTAGATTCAGGAGCGGTCCAAGCCATTTGTCAACGGGGTAAATCTCTCTTACCCGCAGGAATAATAGCAGTAGAGGGGAATTTTGCCGCTGCTGACTCAGTACAATTATGCAATCAACAGGGGGAAGAAATCGCCAGAGGCTTAGTTAACTACAGTAGCAGCGAAATTGAACAGATCAAAGGTCAACAATCAGCTAAAATTGCCTCAGTCTTAGGTTATCTAACCGCAGAAACAATCGTACATCGCGATAATCTAGTAATTAAAGATACCTGATATCTCAAACCTAATAGATTGAACTAGATGTTATCATCTATGTGCGTGTAAATTCATTATTTAGGTTAATAGTCATGGCGCAAGCACTTGTATCTCCAGTGGTGCTAGTCATCTTAGATGGCTGGGGTTATCGCGAAGCCGAAGAAGGTAACGCGATAGCTATGGCAAATACACCCATAATGGACAGTCTCTGGGAAGTCTACCCCAAAACCCTAATTGTTACCTCGGGTAAAAAAGTTGGGCTTCCTGAAGGTCAAATGGGTAATTCAGAAGTAGGACATCTGAACTTAGGAGCGGGGAGGGTCGTACCTCAGGAGTTGGTACGAATTAGTGACGCCGTTGAAGACGGTTCCATACAACAAAATCCCGCCTTGGTTAAGGTATGTCAGGAAGTTATCTCTCGTCAGGGAAAGTTACATTTGATCGGTTTATGTTCCGACGGGGGAGTTCATTCTCATTTAAATCATTTGTTAGGATTACTTGATCTAGCCAAGTCTCAATCGGTAAGTGAAGTCTGTATTCACGTCATCACCGATGGTCGAGATACAAACCCCAACCAGGGAATCAATGCAGTAGCTATAATTCAAGATTATATTGATAAGATTGGTATAGGTCGGATCGTTACAGTAAGTGGACGATATTATGCAATGGATCGCGATCGCCGTTGGGAACGTGTGCTCAAAGCTTATCAAGTATTCACCGAAGATGGACCAGGAAACGGCAGAACCGCCGCCGAAGTGATAGAAGCTTCCTACGCTCAAGAAATAACCGATGAATTCATCGAGCCCACGCGCGTTGCTCCAGGGGCAATAGCATCAGGCGATGGAATTATTTTCTTTAACTTCCGTCCCGATAGATCTAGACAAATGTGTTACGCCTTTGTTAGTCCAGATTTCGACGGTTTTCCCCGGGAAATGATCCAACCTCTGAGTTTTGCTACCTTTACGCAATACGACGCCAATCTAGCAGTAGATGTGGCTTTTGAACCACAAAACTTCTCCAACATTCTCGGAGAAATTGTCGCTGACCACAACTTACGACAGTTTCGTACCGCAGAAACCGAAAAATATCCCCACGTGACTTATTTCTTTAACGGCGGTTTGGAAGAACCCTTTCCGGGAGAAGTTCGGGAATTAATTCAAAGTCCCATGGTGGCGACTTATGACGAAGCTCCCGCTATGTCTGCTGCAGAAGTTACCGACAAAGCTTGTCGAGCGATCGAACAGGGAATCTATACCCTGGTGGTGATTAATTATGCTAATCCAGACATGGTAGGACATACGGGGAATATAGATGCCACAATCATAGCGGTTGAAACTGTAGACAATTGTCTGGGACGCTTGCTCACCAGTATTCAAAAAGTTGGCGGTACAACAATGATTACAGCAGACCACGGTAATGCTGAATACATGATAGATGAAGATGGTAACCCATGGACCGCTCATAGCACTAACCCCGTTCCTTTTATCTTAATTGAGGGGGAAGGACGCAAAATCCCCGCACACGGCGGTCAAGTCGCCCTTAGAGAGAATGGATGTCTCGCCGACATCGCTCCCACTATTCTAGAAATCCTCCAATTACCTCAACCGGAAGAAATGACTGGACGTTCTCTGATTAAACCCATAGAATTAGAGGTTAATCCCAATAAAACCCCCGTCAGGATTTCTCTCTAATTGCCAATAAACCGCGTTTAGATTGAGTTCAGACGCGGTTACCTTAGATAAATATCTTTTTCCCTCGATAACTATGTCCCAAGAATATTATGCCCGCGTTTATATCACCCTGAAACCTTCTGTACTCGATCCGGCGGGAACTGCTGTAGCCTCGGGTTTACATCAGTTGGGTTATGAGCAAGTCACGGGTGTGAGAATTGGTAAATATATAGAGTTAACCCTCAAGAGTGATTCAGAAGCAGAGGTTCAAGAGCAACTCTCTCAAATGTGTGAGCAACTCTTGGCTAACCCGGTGATTGAAAATTACTGTTTTGAACTAACTCCCCTATCCATTAAGTGAACTACTCACCCTAGAAACTTAACATCACCTCTGCTTCAAAGTATTTACAATGGACGGTATCACTGTTAACATTCCTAACCATGCAATCAGCTTTTTGGTCTATTACAGATATTCCCGGTATTCAATCAACGGAAATCGATCTGTTGCAACATCAAGGAATTAACACCACTCAAGACTTGTTAGCTGAATCAGCCACCAATCAAGATCAACTAGCTTTAGCTAGTCGATTACAACTGGATATTCGTGCGCTACATAAGTGGGTCGCTCTAGCAGATTTGGCGCGCATTCCCAGTGTTGGTTGCACTTACTCTGGTATGCTGTTGCATAGCGGTATTATTTCCGTTTCTCAGTTGACCCAAGCGAGAATCGATCGCTTACATCGACAAATTTTACGATTACAAGTAGCCACTACCCAACGGAAAGACTTGTGTCCCTCTCTAGCACTAATACAACAATGGATACAAGAAGCTAAATCCTTGGCCCGTTAATATGATTTAAC
This genomic interval carries:
- a CDS encoding type II toxin-antitoxin system VapC family toxin, with the protein product MNFLLDTHIFLWFINNDTQLPNNWRSLIEECSNEVYLSVVSLWEVILKYQLGKLTFPESPEVYLPKQRGRHLITNLDLDEKSVIQLIKLPPLHRDPFDRMLIAQAMEHRLILITVDSAIKAYLVEGLLLLPKE
- a CDS encoding DUF4332 domain-containing protein; the encoded protein is MQSAFWSITDIPGIQSTEIDLLQHQGINTTQDLLAESATNQDQLALASRLQLDIRALHKWVALADLARIPSVGCTYSGMLLHSGIISVSQLTQARIDRLHRQILRLQVATTQRKDLCPSLALIQQWIQEAKSLAR
- a CDS encoding YqeG family HAD IIIA-type phosphatase gives rise to the protein MINKGLLRPNLVLEGSILRLDAKIIDKYQLKGLILDVDDTLVPLQGTDVSPEILTWLETIRDKVVIWLVSNNLSRNRISRIANTLDLPYLFGAVKPSRRKLKQVLDIMNLKPEEVAMVGDRFFTDVLAGNRLGMFTILVEPISHPHSKPNPFYLRNLEVLFLQLLGLSFPGAEQNLTKQDKSS
- the hemH gene encoding ferrochelatase, giving the protein MSRVGVLLLNLGGPDQLEDVRPFLYNLFSDPEIIRIPFPWLQQPLAWLISSLRAEKSQKNYLEIGGGSPLRRITEAQGEALEEVLGSHGQEAKVYVGMRYWHPYTEEAIARIKNDQITKLVIFPLYPQFSISTSGSSFRILEEMWSQDPSLKQIEYTLIPSWYNHQGYLEAMTDLIKAELDQFSHPEGVHIFFSAHGVPQSYVEEAGDPYQREIEECTKLVMATLNRPNNYTLAYQSRVGPVEWLKPYTEDALKELGSQGIKDLLVVPISFVSEHIETLQEIDIEYREVAHEAGITNFARVPALNTHTKFINALANLVTEALETEPCTFAQVTHPVKNMKMYPQERWQWGMTTTAEVWNGRLAMVGFIALIIELISGHGPLHFVGIL
- the gpmI gene encoding 2,3-bisphosphoglycerate-independent phosphoglycerate mutase, with protein sequence MAQALVSPVVLVILDGWGYREAEEGNAIAMANTPIMDSLWEVYPKTLIVTSGKKVGLPEGQMGNSEVGHLNLGAGRVVPQELVRISDAVEDGSIQQNPALVKVCQEVISRQGKLHLIGLCSDGGVHSHLNHLLGLLDLAKSQSVSEVCIHVITDGRDTNPNQGINAVAIIQDYIDKIGIGRIVTVSGRYYAMDRDRRWERVLKAYQVFTEDGPGNGRTAAEVIEASYAQEITDEFIEPTRVAPGAIASGDGIIFFNFRPDRSRQMCYAFVSPDFDGFPREMIQPLSFATFTQYDANLAVDVAFEPQNFSNILGEIVADHNLRQFRTAETEKYPHVTYFFNGGLEEPFPGEVRELIQSPMVATYDEAPAMSAAEVTDKACRAIEQGIYTLVVINYANPDMVGHTGNIDATIIAVETVDNCLGRLLTSIQKVGGTTMITADHGNAEYMIDEDGNPWTAHSTNPVPFILIEGEGRKIPAHGGQVALRENGCLADIAPTILEILQLPQPEEMTGRSLIKPIELEVNPNKTPVRISL
- the purS gene encoding phosphoribosylformylglycinamidine synthase subunit PurS is translated as MSQEYYARVYITLKPSVLDPAGTAVASGLHQLGYEQVTGVRIGKYIELTLKSDSEAEVQEQLSQMCEQLLANPVIENYCFELTPLSIK
- a CDS encoding type II toxin-antitoxin system VapC family toxin encodes the protein MSETVYIETSVIGYLTARSTQNLVIAGNIETTRDWWQNRRDDFVLYISQVVVDEVTKGDTEIALKRLEILNGLPLVELNQAVRNLSAQFLMRSNLPPKASDDAVHIAAATVHGLDYLLTWNCKHIANAQIQRKLAEISLDLGYELPIICTPYELLGD
- a CDS encoding class I SAM-dependent methyltransferase translates to MATILRRWSYQYPPLYDSISGLAALPLGGNSRFRRLALTDLSIQPDTQVLDLCCGSGQTTGILTQFSHNVTGLDISPVALARAQQKVPQAKYIEGLAQAIPVGDQQFDLVHTSVALHEMTQTELTQIFAEVYRVLKPGGIFAFIDLHPPTNWLFWPPLAIFCWLFETETAWELLNTDLAAKLESAGFNVLLQQLYLGGSLQVSQSQKKK
- the proB gene encoding glutamate 5-kinase, with protein sequence MSQPQTLVIKIGTSSLSESTNGKLALSTIAALVETLTRLRYQGYRVVLVSSGAVGIGCSRLNIQERPRKMAKKQAVAAVGQGRLMRVYDDLFSSLEQPIAQILLTRRDMIERNSYVNIFNTFQELFELGVIAIVNENDTVAIDELKFGDNDTLSALVASLIEADWLFILTDVDRLYSADPRVFPTAKPITLVNTEDFAQLEVNAGNKGSQWGTGGMATKLSAARIATSAGVRTVITQGKYPENILKILQGEPIGTQFEPASRGERARKRWIANGLVPLGKLYLDSGAVQAICQRGKSLLPAGIIAVEGNFAAADSVQLCNQQGEEIARGLVNYSSSEIEQIKGQQSAKIASVLGYLTAETIVHRDNLVIKDT